The Vicia villosa cultivar HV-30 ecotype Madison, WI linkage group LG1, Vvil1.0, whole genome shotgun sequence genome includes a region encoding these proteins:
- the LOC131603360 gene encoding F-box/kelch-repeat protein At3g06240-like has product MLLPHKLIIQILLRLPVKSLIRFKSVCKLWFSLISHDPHFANSHFQLNSATHTRRILLMSTSTHQSRSIDFETSLDDDNASFSLNLPEGFRGLEITGSCRGFLLFCSSLSIYLWNPYLWNPSTGVHKHIPLSPFGFNLDAEYFYGFGYDDSTEDYLVVSMSRIDSGDPPLRLEYFSLKSNTWKEVEGPHFPYVFQEDEPKGGLLYKGAIHWVAYRYDLQTDVIVVFDLMERKLSYMLLPTDSDGSRLECGLWVYGEFLSVYTKYYTNDMVQIWVMKEYKVNSSWTMALALPSDPFFPLCCTKSDDIIGTDGEDGLVKYDKSGQCLEQHSYPNYYLRCNLTMYIDSLLSLPGGYGDNQQA; this is encoded by the coding sequence ATGCTTCTGCCTCACAAATTGATTATCCAAATCTTACTGAGGTTGCCGGTAAAGTCTCTTATACGTTTCAAGTCTGTTTGTAAGTTATGgttttctctcatctctcatgaTCCCCATTTTGCAAATTCACATTTTCAACTTAACTCTGCAACACACACTCGTAGAATTCTATTAATGTCAACTTCAACTCATCAATCTCGATCCATAGATTTTGAAACATCGCTTGACGATGACAATGCTTCTTTTTCACTCAACCTTCCAGAGGGTTTTAGAGGTCTTGAAATTACAGGGTCATGTAGAGGTTTCTTACTTTTCTGCAGTTCCTTAAGCATCTATCTTTGGAATCCATACCTTTGGAATCCATCCACTGGAGTTCATAAACACATTCCTTTATCTCCTTTTGGGTTCAATTTAGATGCTGAATATTTCTATGGTTTTGGGTATGACGATTCAACCGAGGATTATTTGGTTGTTTCAATGTCTCGCATTGATTCAGGCGATCCTCCATTACGCTTGGAGTACTTCTCATTGAAATCTAATACATGGAAAGAAGTTGAGGGTCCTCACTTCCCTTATGTATTCCAGGAGGATGAGCCCAAAGGTGGTTTGCTCTATAAGGGAGCTATTCATTGGGTGGCTTATCGTTATGATTTACAAACTGATGTTATTGTTGTATTTGATTTAATGGAAAGGAAACTTTCATATATGCTTTTGCCGACTGATTCTGACGGTAGTCGTTTGGAGTGTGGTTTGTGGGTTTATGGAGAATTTCTCAGTGTATATACTAAGTATTACACAAATGATATGGTTCAAATATGGGTGATGAAAGAATACAAAGTGAACTCCTCTTGGACTATGGCTCTTGCTCTTCCCAGTGATCCATTTTTTCCATTGTGTTGTACTAAAAGTGATGATATTATTGGGACAGATGGTGAAGATGGACTGGTGAAGTACGATAAAAGTGGACAGTGTCTGGAGCAACATTCTTATCCTAATTATTATCTTAGATGCAATTTGACTATGTATATAGATTCTCTGCTTTCACTCCCTGGTGGTTATGGTGACAACCAGCAAGCTTAG